TCAGGaactaagaagaaaaaaaaaaggaaacatAAAACTTAAAAGGACTACACCActtcctatatatatgtatatatatgaagaCATCCATACTGTACTGTGCACAGATAATTGCCAGTAATCTAAAGATTCATTAAAAGTAATTTTGACAAGAGTACTTTTTTGTATCCTTTGACCTTTAATTAGGTATCACCCTCCAAGGCCATCAAGTATGTTTGTCGCtgctctttcttttcttttgtgcaTTTTTGTATGATATTAAGGTTCTTCTTTATGGTTTTATCATCTTCCTTGGGCCTTAAGTTAATGGCATTTACTAATCCTATGCTTGTTTTTTCCTCTTTGCGCACCTTCATTTTTTATGACAGGTTTACTTTTTGCCtttgtcttttttctttttctcatctTGTTTTATGTTAGGTGGCTGATCACTGATTATACCAATAGTTGGTCACTTTGGATTTCCTTGTTCTTTTTCTCaattcttaactattttatgGCAACTTCACATAACCAACAAGTATTGCTCTATTGTTCTTTCAGTATAGATTGAAATGATTTTGAGTTGGATTATTGGGAGCTAAGGCAGAGTGAAAAGGACGAGTAAAAGCCACATTTAGTAATCTTCACATGCTTTCCATCCTAGAAGCTCAATACAATGTCTTGGTCCATAAAAGGGGCTCACTTTATTTATGTACTGTAAGGATGGTTTAATCTCTCAAAAAGTTTTATTGATGCTCGTTTATCAAAAAAGATTCTGCTGATACTAGGCAGGCCTGTGTGGATAAGACATGGTCCTTTCCTTATGTATAGAGCCTTCCTTtatccttttccttttccccCTGTTAAGTAGCTAGATATGCTCTTGTAGTCCTAAGTGGAATGACCATAATGCTTTTGATGAGGTGTTTATTATAGAAGCTCCTGTAATGCTTGTCTTTTGCATGTCAACTGGCATATATTCTCTGACAGGGTCCGCTTGCTTTAAGGATGGCAAAACGTGCGATTGACAAAGGAGTGGAGCTAGATACGGAATCAGGTTTAGCTTTGGAGTGGGATTGCTATGAACAACTGTTAGACACGAAAGATCGAGTAGAAGGCCTTGCTGCATTTGCTGAGAGGAGAAAACCCAAGTATAAGGGTGAATGAAAAGATTGTAACACACCTAATAGATAAGCTGATCATTCATAAACGAACACCAAAACAAAGTACCCCATTTATACTTTATCTAATTCATCATGATTCATGTCTCTGTGTTGCCCAATGTGTCTGCTTGTAACAAAGCactgttttttttcttctttctcaaaaCTAGCTTCTATTAAATCACTTAAAAAACTGATGTCACAAGCAACATTCAAACCAAATTGTTATCACAAGAGACAACATGTAAGAGGGACATGAAGATTTAGTTAAGCTATATATATGTTACTTATTATATTCTACTATCTAGaaattcttaaaatattaatatttctaCACATTTGCATATTTCCAATTCGAATACTTTTGATGATTCTCCCATTAAAAGGGTATCtttcaaagaaaaatcaaatatgGAATGCGGGAATCTGGATTAGTTGTATATCAAATATCGGGTGAAAAATTAAAGCAGAAAGGTAAATACTTAGTTGGTATTGAGCAATTACATCAAATCAATttgaattatttctttttattctgTTCCTAAAATAATGTCATATTTCTATAATTAGaaacaaatttaatatttatctttagttttgataaaataatttatagtaattttaaatcataaatttcaaaaaaaatcacttttcaaaattttatatcaaatcaaacaGCTTTACCTAAATTGCGCATCGTACATTTTTGGTTGGCCTAAAGAGCAACACTGTAATGAGTAAAATTTTTATTGCGCATCATGCATGTACAGTTTTGGTTTGGCCTAAAGAGCAACACGTGTAATAagtaaaaaatttatctttccaAAACCTATATAAAGAAGACCGCTTTAGAGTTCCCACAGTATACGCTACTTCTCCTTCCAAAACAGAGAGAAATAGGTAGCTAAGAGAAGTAGAAGAATCCATGGCCGACATTGCTAAGAAATGGCTTCCTCTTGAAGCTAACCCTGATGTCATGAATCAGGtatctcctttttcttttttgtatctTATTTACATTTTCCCAATCTGTTCAATATTTTCATTTCCTCGACTTAAATCTTTTCTGGGGTTCATTTGGTAGTAAAAAATGGAGTTTGGTGATTTTTTTCCTGAAGTCTTCATCACAGTATAGACTTCATTGAATTAAATTCCAAATATATTGATTTCAGTATGATAAAAATATCACATTTTGATAAGTTGATCAGCTCAAGTGTTATTTCTTCACCGAATAATTCGGATGATTAGGGCAAGTTTCTTTCACCTTAATCAGCTGATTGATCTTATTTTTTTCCGAAAAGAACCTACTTAGGGTaatttacaacaacaataataacatacctagtgtaatcACACAAAGTGCGTCTGGGGAGGGCAGAGGGTCCTACCTtggaggttgtttccgatagaccttTATCTCAATTGAGATAATGTAATTTGTTATCTCTATTTTGTTATATGcttatttgttttgtttaatTGAGCAGTTCCTTTGGGGTAGTGGTGTTCCACCGGATGAGGCAGAGTGCTATGATGTTTATGGGTTGGATGAAGAACTTTTGGAAATGGTGCCTAAGCCGGTCCTTGCTGTTTTGTTTCTGTATCCTCTCACATCACAGGTTTGTTGGAACAAAGAAATTAGATTGATTTTCTAGTTTGATGCTAGTTCATTAATTACATGCCATGTGTTTTCAGACTGAAGCAGAGAGAGTACAGCAAGACAGCCAAACAAAGGTGATCGTCATGAGCTCATGACCATATCTTTATGAACTATATCTtgttataaattatgaatgcaGTGCTTCCATCACCACCCTTTGATTTTTCTTATTGACGAATGCTGTATTTACAGGATTCAGGAACTTCATGTCACTTCTGTTCATATTTCGTCTTGACAGACATTAAGTTATTATGCCAGTAACAATTATTTGGTTGGCCATGTCATGATGTCTCTTAATACTGAACGTTGCTGTTCTGAGTTGGTTGTTACTTGATAATGTCATTGCATCTGCTTCACTGTTGTTTAGTTCATCATGTAATCCTCTTGGACagattttagttattaattggAAGCTTTACTGGCTGGCTGAGATGGCAGTTGCCTTGCATGATCTCGTATTCTAGATGTCGGGGAGCCTAAAATCTAAgcatctttttttttcctgatgaagtaagtaatattaataaaaagcATCAAAAAGATGCGATAGTTACAAGATATGGCAACTGAACTTACAAAAAATGACAGGCTGGCTGTACAAATTCTATCTAAGCCAGAACTGGTGAGCTAATAAAGTCCATAATCTGTTCAGCATTAATAGCAGGATGCAAATTAGACCAGCTAAACAGATTAGAAATACACTTAACCTTCAAAAGACCTAAAGGAGTTGACTCCCATCAAAACATCTCCTTACTCTAACCAGATACACAAAAAATACAAGCAGGAACCATGTTCCAGATCTTCTTGATGGCTTTGTCAACTTTCCATCGGCTCCAACTCTCATAGGCATCCTTAAGTAAACTGAAAGCAGTGTGGACGTGTGTCCATTTGAGACCAAAGAGGCCGGGAAAAAAACAGGTTCCATATGTCTGAGGCCACCTTGCAGTGAAGGAATAGTTGTCTGTTACTTTCAGCCTCCTTTCTACAAATGTAGCATCTGCTTGGGAGTTGGATCTTTGTTCTTACCCTCATTTGATTTTTCTTGCTGCTATTCAATCTTTGATCAGTTCTTCTAAGTGTTTTATCTGAATCAGCTACTATTTCATCCCACTGGTAGTGTGCATTGTTGAATGAGTTGGTAGACATTGCAATATGATACATGTTTGGTGCTAAATTGGATTTCAAAGATCCGTCACATAAATGCAATCATCAGTTTATCATTCTCTTCTCTGAAAATATTTCCTTGAAATCCTTGACAATTTTCTTCCTCCCCTTTCATTGACTGAATGGTATTGTTACGTATGAGTGTTTTAACTGTTACATGTATCTTATATTGTTTTCtgcataattttaaattaggAATTATTCATGAGAGTTGCATGCAGGTGCGGGACGGCACCAGTACCGTTTACTTCATGAAACAAACAGTGGGAAATGCATGTGGTACAATTGGCCTACTTCATGCTATTGGGAATATTACCTCAGAGATTAAACTTGGTAGGTCATTTTAATTTTCACACATGTAAGTATCTATTGTTTGGATCAAATATGTTATCTTGGAGTACTACCAAGACAAGTGCATTGGATTCCTTAGGATCACCTTGTGTTCTCTTAAGTGGGAAGTTACCTAATATATTGTTTTCTGCTTTTAAGGGATTCATTTATCATCTACAGGAGATGTGTTGTGTAGGAACTGGGTTTGTTGGATACATCAAAACTTATTCTCaagaatatattatttgaaaatgacCTTTTACACTTCGGTCAATCAATCAACTGTAGTTGTATCCTGTATTAGTTGGAATCAACTATATCAATCTTTTATGTTGATTCTACTATATTCAGGTCCATGTCATtccaattaattttttcttataaccAAAAAATTCCTGGGGGCCAGTTGGGTCACAGTTCAATATTTTGTGGATAATGGGCCCGTCACTGTACCCTTCACTTAAATACCAGCTTTTGATTGCGGCAGTTCGAAGTCGTGATTCcaattaataatttttactttaagttgaattattaaCTCTCTAAATCTCACACTTTACTGAATACAGGTGTACAAGTCTCCAACTGAATAATAAGTCGCCAAGGCAAACTCAacctttttcatttttggtACCATAACCATTTACTTGTTAGAAACCGTCTTATTCGACCCTCATGTCCGTTTGGACCTCCCCCCTAGAGATATGTTGGTAAAGATCCCTTGGACCAGGATATCCATATCTTCCTAGAATCTAGTTTAGTTTCCTTAATTAATCTTGTTTGCTGAACATACGAATGGTGTTGATTATCTCATTTTTCCCATTCTAGTCTTAATAAGATAATCTATCATCAATTCCTTTTACTCGTGCAACTCCATCACTAAGTCTAGTTCCACATGATTCCTACCCCGTTCCTGTTCCTATCTATCTCACGAAGCCAATACTTTTTTTGGTGCTCTAGATGAGGGCTCATTCTTGGACAAGTTCTTTAAATCAACTGCACACATGGACCCGATGGAGGTATTCATTTTGGTTTAGTTTCAGTTTGGTTACTGACATACCATTTCCTAGTATTCACAAAGCTCTAATGCATGCGTATAAAATGCAGCGTGCTTCATTCCTTGAAAGTGATAGAGAAATGGAAGTTGCTCATTCAGTAGTAGCTACTGCTGGTGACACTGAGGTGAGAGTTCACGTCTTCttaattttctaaatatataatGTAGTGAAGATGTGACCAACTATAGATATAAAATGACAGTTTTCTTTTCATGTAACCTGTTGCATATTGTTGGGAAAAAAATATACTTGTTCTTGTTCTATTCAAACCATTTACTAGTTTGAAGTCTGATAATATTTGGTGCCTCAATATCCCTTGGCCTAGAGAGAGTGAATTTCTTATGTTTCAACTGTTGCTAATGTTATTACTTATTTATAAACAAGCACGAATATGACGAATGCTTCAAATAGTTTTATCAAAACTATTACTGGTGCAAATTGAACCTGCATAAGATGCGATTGACATTTGACTTTTTTTTCTAGTTAATTTAAGGGCCTACATGTTGATTTTTCTGAGACATTCAAAATTTGGTTGTATTATTACCACAATTGAGAAATTACTTCATCAGTATGCAGTTCAAAAGATTTTGCTATGGTAAACGGACAATTGAGGATAGTCTGCAATTCTAGAAGGTGGTTGAAGACCAATAAAGAATTGTGTTAATGTTCTTGCAGAAAAAAACAGATTCTTCAAGTGTAGTtacaaatattttatcaagaACGAGGCAATTCTCATGCTAAATGTCATTCTTGAGAAGTTTTTTAAGTGCACACCACTGCCGAATTAAATACAAATGGTTGTACCTCGAAAATCTAGGGACACAGATATGTGTTATACCATCTTGGATATGTGACAACAcatcttttttctatttcttgaaCACACGTCCTGTAATATTGGAACCTGTGAACTTCCTTGGAAACCAAATGGGCATGTGATGTGATGTTAAAATAGATTTGAATAACTAGAGTTAGTATTGTGTTCTAGTTGTGTTGATCTTCTTATCACTTGGCTTCTCTTATCAAGCTATGGGTTATGGAATATGTAAATTTTCTCTGCTTTTGACAGTTTCTGCTGATGAGGCTCTGATGTAAGATCTTTGCAGTATTCTGGTCGATTCTTGTCATGCCCTGTAGTTTCCACTTATTGTCTGCATATCCTTGCCTTGTCCATCTCAGACACGACTTATGTGTTTGTATGTCAGCTAAAGAATCTAGGTTTATTTGCAAAGCCACCTCATAGAACTTGACGTCTTTGTTCTTGTGAGGCTCCACTTTTGTGCTCTAGTTTTTGAACTAAAAATTTAATTGCACAATACTTCCTCAAGGTCATAGGTTGGCAAGTTTACCATATAACTCGAAGGAGACCCTCCTATTAGTGCTGTTGTTAATTGTTATTCGATCAGCAAATTTAGTTGTTATTTGGATTGGATATTTCATGTGTTTTACTCTTATATTTCTTTCTATGTTAACAAATTTAAACATCCATTTTGTTTTTTCCTTCTCTATATGTTGCTTTTCCTTTGAATTAAGTGAAACAGTTCAGTGTCTATACATGGGCAAGTAGGCTTTTATCACAAGCTTTTCAATAGGAAGGTGAAAGAATGCCTAATGCCACTAGTGGTTGTGTCTTCTTTTAAGAATATTAGAATCTTGAATTTGTTTTTCtgagaagaaagaaaaggaagagatcTTTATGATGTGACACCAACTGTGATTGACTGATCTCTTCGAGTGCAGAAATAATCTCCTAATATGTTAATCACACTCTTTGTTTCTGTGTCAAATTTGCAAGACTTGGGTAGAAGCACTTTATTTGTAGTCTTCAAAATGGACAGTAACCTGATTGAAAAAGATTATATCCTTCTACGTCCCTTTGTTAAATATATGTTCTCCATTTGGTATAAGTTTCTATTACATTGTTTCGTAGTTTTTCTGTATTTTTggatgaataaatatatttaatgccTGCTTTTATGGAAATATATCTTTTTCATTGTTATAGTGATGTATATTGTTTTATAAATCTACGGAGACCTTATCCAAGGTTCTGATCTAAGATTTGGATTCTGGGAAAATGAGGAGGAAAAAAACGAATATACTTTGAGAATTCAGGTCAGTTGACTAGATTCAAGCAAaacatagaatctgatgatAAGTCCTCTTTGCACAATTGAGTGGAATCCAATCTTGAAGGGCAGCATTTGCTGAGACTCATTACATCATATAAGATTTGATGCTGCACTCAACTAAATCAAGGACTGACTTGCATCAAATAAAAACAATCAAGTAGTTGCTCGTAGGATATTGAAAACATGGCAATAAGAATGATAACCTAATAAGAGGAAAAATAGTAGCCTCTTACTGTTGGGATTAGCATCTTTAAGTACATCTCGTACCTCACTTCGACTGTGAGGTTTGCTTGTTCCTTTGGTACACATAGAACATGAAGAGAACAAATACTATGGCCAGGGATGTCATACCTGCTTCAGTTATCCATTAGTTCACGTTTTCctgaagaaaaaatatgatcTAGGAAGAGTAAATGAATAAGTCAGGGGAGGGTACATGATATTAGCTCCAAAGAGCTAGTGTCTTGAGGCGAGAAAAAGAACTCAGGGAAGTGGAAGATAGTAGGTTAGGCGTGCTGTAGTTTTGTGACAAGAGAAATGTCTTAAGCTTTTGCTGTTATTGAATAATGTTGATGAAGACTAATAGCCTTCTTTGGAGAGAAGAATAATTCACGCAAGTGGAGGGTCATAGACTGGTAGGGTTAAGCTTGCTATATCTTAGTGGCACAAAAGAAATGCTTTTCTTgatttgaagaattttgaggaCAACTGACAGCCTTCTTTGTATGGTTTGTGTTTGCTGCATCTTTTTTCTCCTGAAGTTcacatttcttttattttttttgatatagcTGGTTCTACTATTATCTGTTACATAGGCGTTCTTTTGGTGCAAAAGAAATAACAGAAAAAGTACATTCATTGTAATGTAGCtccataaaaatcataaatgtTGAACTGGTTTGTGCAATGGATAAAGAAAACGGCTGTTCGTGTTATTTCTCTGGTGATAGCAGCTTACAATATTCTTCATTGTTTTTGTGCTGCACTAATCCTGTGAAGTATGCGTATTTAACTGAAAAATGTCAGCACCAAGGTTGTAGGCTTCAAGAAAATCCAGCGTTCAgatattttctctctctaagTTATACAAAGTCATAGCCAAATTTGTGGCGATCTCGGTAATATTTGTTGTTTGCTTCACTTGAACGTAGTGTTTAGTCTTTTTGGACTTCGGTAATAAAGCTGCAAAAACCATCCTTCTGTTCGAACTTCAGTCAGTTTCTCTACCACTTTGAATGTACGGCTGTTAATAGTATGCAATGTATATTATATGCACtacatatcatatttaactttaTGATGTCTGTTAATAGTATGCACCAATCTGGTGAATTCTTTTTGCAGGTTCCAGTAAATGTGGACACCCATTTCATCTGCTTCACATGTGTTGATGGTAACGTTCTCTCTCGCTCGCTCTCTctcgctctctctctctctacataAGGACCAAATTCTACGTTATGAAACTCAATGGAAGCTGTGAGAGCACAATTTAAGCATATGGTCGCATGGGACATACAATTGGAAGCTGTATATTATTGAACAACTTGCATTTATATCGTGATTATCAAACTATATACACCTTAAGCTATCATACAGAA
The genomic region above belongs to Solanum dulcamara chromosome 5, daSolDulc1.2, whole genome shotgun sequence and contains:
- the LOC129889807 gene encoding ubiquitin carboxyl-terminal hydrolase 3-like isoform X1, whose product is MADIAKKWLPLEANPDVMNQFLWGSGVPPDEAECYDVYGLDEELLEMVPKPVLAVLFLYPLTSQTEAERVQQDSQTKVRDGTSTVYFMKQTVGNACGTIGLLHAIGNITSEIKLDEGSFLDKFFKSTAHMDPMERASFLESDREMEVAHSVVATAGDTEVPVNVDTHFICFTCVDGQLYELDGRKYRPISHGTSTPSSLLQDAAKVIQKMMQKNPDSMNFNVIAISKRVKGDAP
- the LOC129889807 gene encoding ubiquitin carboxyl-terminal hydrolase 3-like isoform X2, coding for MADIAKKWLPLEANPDVMNQFLWGSGVPPDEAECYDVYGLDEELLEMVPKPVLAVLFLYPLTSQTEAERVQQDSQTKVRDGTSTVYFMKQTVGNACGTIGLLHAIGNITSEIKLDEGSFLDKFFKSTAHMDPMERASFLESDREMEVAHSVVATAGDTEVPVNVDTHFICFTCVDGQLYELDGRKYRPISHGTSTPSSLLQISCESEPHRPQSEYFNL